One genomic region from Verrucomicrobiota bacterium encodes:
- a CDS encoding DUF58 domain-containing protein: protein MAIRNLELRARVVVEGFWSGIHRSPYHGFSVEFTEYRQYSPGDDPRYLDWRLYARSDRYFIKKFEDETNLRCHLLVDNSRSMTFGSTGWTKAEYANTLAATLAYFLYLQGDAVGLLTFDESIRDYLPARHRTGHLRHLMLALEKPAGGRATDLAAPLKRIVEMVRRRGLMVFISDLLAPLETLERNLTSLGACGHDVMLFHVLDPSELTFNFTDASMFLDVESGRNLYIDPASARKEYLRKLEAHCAAARAACQKLGIGYARLATDQPLELALFDFMRERMQRGKSAKQVRR, encoded by the coding sequence ATGGCCATCCGCAATCTCGAGTTGCGGGCGCGCGTCGTGGTCGAGGGATTCTGGAGCGGCATTCATCGGAGCCCGTATCACGGATTCTCCGTCGAGTTCACCGAGTATCGGCAGTATTCGCCGGGCGATGACCCGCGCTATCTCGACTGGCGGCTTTACGCGCGCAGCGACCGCTACTTCATCAAGAAGTTCGAGGACGAGACCAACCTGCGCTGCCACCTGCTCGTGGACAACTCGCGCTCGATGACCTTCGGCTCGACGGGATGGACCAAGGCCGAATACGCCAACACCCTCGCCGCCACGCTTGCCTATTTCTTGTATCTGCAAGGCGACGCCGTCGGGTTGCTCACGTTTGACGAGTCCATCCGCGACTACCTCCCGGCGCGTCACCGCACCGGGCACCTGCGCCACCTGATGCTCGCGCTCGAAAAGCCCGCCGGCGGCCGCGCCACGGACCTCGCCGCGCCGCTCAAGCGCATCGTCGAGATGGTGCGCCGGCGCGGGCTCATGGTGTTCATCTCCGACCTGCTCGCGCCCTTGGAGACGCTTGAACGCAACCTCACCAGCCTCGGCGCCTGCGGTCACGACGTGATGCTCTTCCACGTGCTCGACCCCTCCGAACTCACGTTCAACTTCACCGACGCCTCGATGTTCCTCGATGTGGAGTCGGGCCGGAACCTCTACATCGACCCGGCGTCCGCCCGGAAGGAATACCTCCGCAAACTCGAAGCCCACTGCGCCGCCGCGCGCGCCGCGTGCCAGAAACTCGGCATCGGCTACGCGCGACTCGCGACCGACCAACCGCTCGAACTCGCGCTGTTCGACTTCATGCGCGAGCGAATGCAGCGCGGCAAGTCGGCGAAACAGGTGCGCCGCTAG